A stretch of the Pyramidobacter piscolens W5455 genome encodes the following:
- the radA gene encoding DNA repair protein RadA: MAKKDGKRYCCIECGYVSLVPSGKCPRCGAWGTLEEEIPVAPSMAAAGTAKILTPVDISTLEPPGRLASGFGELDRVLGGGWVPGGVVLLGGQPGIGKSTLLLQVCGHISAAGRRVLYISGEESPSQLGLRAKRLKILHDGLDVCCHTVIDDALALAKDHSLIVVDSVQAMRTSQAEGWPGTPTQVRATAQVCVNYAKEHGVPMVLVGHITKEGRIAGPMLLEHMVDAVIMFADDNSSVYRTLRASKNRYGGTDEMGIFEMRSDGLTEVPDPSYLYWNRSDGAVSGVVMTVIMEGSRPLVAEIQTLASESSFAYPKRAGIGLGANKIGMLLAVLQSRCALPSLRDDIYCNVAGGLEIHDPGADLALAASMASALTGKNVLSECCLIGEVGLAGEVRPVSGLAQRLREAARLGFKRAVVSSREEKPQLDAEIELIRVLSVSEALARANVVEP; the protein is encoded by the coding sequence CCTGGGGCACCTTGGAAGAGGAGATCCCCGTCGCGCCCAGCATGGCGGCCGCCGGCACGGCGAAGATTCTCACGCCGGTGGACATCAGCACGCTGGAACCGCCCGGGCGGCTTGCGTCCGGTTTCGGCGAACTGGACCGCGTGCTGGGAGGCGGCTGGGTGCCCGGCGGCGTCGTGCTGCTGGGCGGTCAGCCTGGCATCGGCAAATCGACGCTGCTGCTGCAGGTCTGCGGACACATCTCGGCGGCGGGGCGCCGCGTGCTCTACATTTCCGGCGAAGAATCGCCGTCGCAGCTGGGGCTGCGCGCCAAACGGCTGAAAATTCTTCACGACGGGCTCGACGTCTGCTGTCACACGGTCATCGACGACGCTCTGGCGCTGGCGAAGGACCACAGCCTGATCGTGGTGGACAGCGTCCAGGCCATGCGTACGTCGCAGGCTGAAGGCTGGCCTGGCACGCCCACGCAGGTGCGCGCCACGGCGCAGGTTTGCGTTAATTACGCCAAGGAACACGGCGTTCCCATGGTGCTGGTCGGGCACATCACCAAGGAAGGACGCATCGCCGGTCCCATGCTGCTGGAGCACATGGTGGACGCGGTGATTATGTTCGCTGACGACAATTCGTCGGTGTACCGCACACTGCGGGCCAGCAAAAACCGCTACGGCGGTACCGACGAAATGGGCATTTTCGAGATGCGCAGCGACGGGCTGACGGAAGTTCCCGACCCCAGCTATCTTTACTGGAATCGATCCGACGGCGCTGTGTCGGGCGTCGTCATGACCGTGATCATGGAAGGCTCGCGGCCGCTGGTGGCCGAAATCCAAACGCTGGCGAGCGAGAGCAGCTTCGCCTATCCCAAGCGGGCCGGCATCGGTCTCGGCGCCAACAAGATCGGCATGCTGCTGGCCGTGTTGCAGAGCCGCTGCGCTCTGCCTTCGCTGCGCGACGACATTTACTGCAACGTCGCCGGCGGGCTGGAGATCCACGACCCCGGCGCCGATTTGGCGCTGGCGGCGTCGATGGCTTCGGCGCTGACGGGGAAGAATGTCCTGTCCGAATGCTGCCTGATCGGCGAAGTCGGATTGGCCGGCGAAGTGCGTCCCGTTTCTGGTCTGGCGCAGCGTTTGCGAGAAGCGGCGCGTTTGGGTTTCAAGCGCGCCGTGGTCAGCTCACGCGAGGAGAAGCCGCAGCTCGACGCTGAGATCGAACTGATTCGCGTGCTTTCGGTCAGCGAAGCGCTGGCCCGTGCCAATGTGGTTGAGCCATAG